The following coding sequences are from one Streptomyces venezuelae window:
- a CDS encoding MFS transporter — translation MPLSAILPDLSPWRSTRDFRLLWVQGLVTTFGSFMALVALPLQIKELTDSPVAVGAMGAVELVPLIVFGLYGGALADAVDRRRVILLTEAGLGLLAAVLLVNALLPEPMLWPLYVVAAGVSALAGLQRPALDSLMARIVPHDQLTAAAALNSLRWNVGAIAAPSLAGIVVAYAGHASAYGVTAVCFVLSVALCTRLSPAPAAHDAEKPSLRGLAEGARYAWSRPVLLGTYAIDMAAMFFAFPNTIFPFLADDLDAEWALGLMYAAGAVGSLVFSLTSGWTSRVRRHGLLVVFGAAGWGLAITAAGWFSNVWVVLVCLAFAGAGDMASGLGRSTIWNQTIPDELRGRLAGIEVLSYSVGPQLGQVRAGTAAGWTGTRPAIWSGGLACLASVGILAAVLPKLVSYDATTDPDARRRRERDEERAAARDDSGTAPVRTTS, via the coding sequence GTGCCTCTCTCCGCGATACTGCCCGATCTCTCTCCCTGGCGTTCCACCCGTGACTTCCGGTTGCTGTGGGTGCAGGGGCTCGTCACCACGTTCGGCAGTTTCATGGCCCTGGTCGCCCTGCCGCTCCAGATCAAGGAACTGACGGACTCACCGGTCGCGGTCGGCGCGATGGGCGCGGTCGAGCTGGTGCCGCTGATCGTCTTCGGGCTGTACGGCGGGGCGCTCGCCGACGCCGTGGACCGGCGCAGGGTGATCCTCCTGACCGAGGCCGGCCTCGGGCTCCTCGCCGCCGTCCTCCTGGTGAACGCGCTGCTGCCCGAGCCGATGCTCTGGCCGCTGTACGTCGTGGCCGCCGGTGTCTCCGCGCTCGCCGGGCTGCAGCGGCCCGCCCTGGACTCCCTGATGGCGCGGATCGTGCCGCACGACCAGCTGACGGCGGCCGCCGCGCTGAACTCGCTGCGGTGGAACGTGGGCGCCATCGCGGCGCCGTCCCTCGCGGGCATCGTCGTCGCGTACGCGGGCCACGCCTCGGCGTACGGGGTCACGGCCGTCTGCTTCGTGCTGTCCGTCGCCCTGTGCACCCGACTCTCGCCCGCGCCCGCCGCGCACGACGCGGAGAAGCCGTCGCTGAGGGGGCTCGCGGAGGGCGCCCGGTACGCGTGGTCGCGTCCGGTGCTGCTCGGCACGTACGCGATCGACATGGCGGCGATGTTCTTCGCCTTCCCCAACACGATCTTCCCGTTCCTCGCGGACGACCTGGACGCCGAGTGGGCGCTCGGCCTGATGTACGCGGCCGGGGCGGTCGGCTCCCTCGTGTTCAGCCTCACCAGCGGATGGACGTCGCGGGTGCGGCGGCACGGGCTGCTCGTCGTGTTCGGGGCGGCGGGCTGGGGGCTCGCGATCACCGCGGCGGGCTGGTTCTCGAACGTCTGGGTGGTGCTCGTCTGCCTCGCGTTCGCGGGCGCCGGGGACATGGCGAGCGGGCTCGGGCGCTCCACGATCTGGAACCAGACGATCCCGGACGAGCTGCGCGGGCGGCTCGCCGGGATCGAGGTCCTGTCGTACAGCGTCGGCCCGCAGCTCGGTCAGGTCCGCGCGGGCACGGCGGCGGGCTGGACGGGCACGCGGCCCGCGATCTGGTCGGGCGGCCTCGCCTGCCTGGCCTCGGTCGGCATCCTGGCGGCGGTGCTGCCGAAGCTCGTCTCGTACGACGCGACGACGGATCCGGACGCGCGGCGGCGGCGGGAGCGGGACGAGGAGAGGGCTGCGGCGCGCGACGATTCCGGCACCGCTCCCGTCCGCACCACGTCCTGA
- the map gene encoding type I methionyl aminopeptidase → MSGQSLLVPGELSPHRSVPGNIRRPEYVGKPAPTPYSGPEVQTPETIELMRTAGRIAARAMEEAAKHIAPGVTTDELDRVAHEYMCDHGAYPSTLGYRGFPKSLCSSVNEVICHGIPDSTVLKDGDIINLDVTAYIGGVHGDNNATYLVGDVDDESRLLVERTEESLNRAIKAVKPGRQINIIGRVIESYAKRFGYGVVRDFTGHGINTSFHSGLIVPHYDSPHATTVIQPGMTFTIEPMLTLGTHEYDMWEDGWTVVTKDRKRTAQFEHTLVVTDTGAEILTLP, encoded by the coding sequence ATGTCTGGCCAGTCACTGCTCGTCCCGGGGGAGCTCTCTCCCCACCGTTCCGTCCCCGGCAACATCCGGCGCCCGGAGTACGTGGGGAAACCCGCGCCGACCCCGTACTCGGGACCCGAGGTGCAGACCCCCGAGACCATCGAGCTGATGCGTACCGCGGGCCGCATCGCCGCCCGCGCCATGGAAGAGGCCGCGAAGCACATCGCGCCGGGCGTGACCACCGATGAGCTGGACCGCGTCGCGCACGAGTACATGTGCGACCACGGCGCCTACCCCTCCACGCTCGGCTACCGCGGCTTCCCGAAGTCGCTGTGCAGCTCGGTCAACGAGGTCATCTGCCACGGCATCCCGGACTCGACCGTCCTGAAGGACGGCGACATCATCAACCTCGACGTGACGGCCTACATCGGCGGCGTGCACGGCGACAACAACGCCACGTACCTCGTGGGCGACGTCGACGACGAGTCCAGGCTGCTCGTCGAGCGGACCGAGGAGTCCCTCAACCGCGCCATCAAGGCCGTCAAGCCCGGCCGCCAGATCAACATCATCGGCCGGGTCATCGAGTCGTACGCCAAGCGTTTCGGGTACGGCGTGGTGCGCGACTTCACCGGCCACGGCATCAACACGTCCTTCCACTCCGGCCTGATCGTCCCGCACTACGACAGCCCGCACGCCACGACCGTCATCCAGCCCGGCATGACGTTCACGATCGAGCCGATGCTGACGCTCGGCACGCACGAGTACGACATGTGGGAGGACGGCTGGACCGTCGTCACCAAGGACAGGAAGCGGACCGCTCAGTTCGAGCACACGCTGGTGGTGACGGACACCGGGGCGGAGATCCTCACGCTGCCCTGA
- a CDS encoding PhzF family phenazine biosynthesis protein, producing MTEPLDVLRVFCGPDGRHGNELGVVRDGARTPVREDRQALAGKFGFSETVFVDDPERGVIDIYTPTLRLPFAGHPCVGAAWLLDVPELVTSAGVVTARQDGEFTWITARAEWAPPRTLRQYGTAAEVDALDVPPPGEWVYAWAWQDEAAGRVRARAFPGRADGIDEDEATGAAALLLTRELGRALNITQGRGSQLLTAPGPGGMIEMGGRVDFSPSGA from the coding sequence ATGACTGAACCACTGGACGTACTGCGCGTCTTCTGCGGGCCCGACGGTCGGCACGGCAACGAACTCGGTGTCGTGCGCGACGGGGCCCGCACCCCTGTCCGCGAGGACCGCCAGGCGCTGGCCGGGAAGTTCGGCTTCAGCGAGACGGTCTTCGTCGACGACCCCGAGCGCGGCGTCATCGACATCTACACGCCCACCCTGCGGCTGCCCTTCGCGGGCCACCCCTGCGTCGGCGCGGCCTGGCTCCTCGACGTGCCCGAACTGGTGACGTCCGCAGGGGTGGTGACGGCGCGTCAGGACGGCGAGTTCACGTGGATCACGGCACGCGCGGAGTGGGCGCCGCCGAGGACGCTGCGACAGTACGGGACAGCCGCGGAGGTCGACGCGCTCGACGTACCGCCGCCGGGGGAGTGGGTCTACGCCTGGGCCTGGCAGGACGAGGCCGCGGGCCGCGTGCGCGCACGGGCGTTCCCCGGCCGTGCCGACGGCATCGACGAGGACGAGGCGACGGGCGCGGCGGCGCTCCTGCTCACCCGCGAACTGGGCCGCGCCCTCAACATCACGCAAGGACGCGGCTCACAGCTCCTGACGGCGCCGGGACCGGGCGGCATGATCGAGATGGGCGGCCGAGTGGATTTCAGCCCCTCCGGCGCTTGA
- a CDS encoding site-2 protease family protein: MTTAPIRRTDRRISPVFLGIAAVTAVSGWAAWTGFADNPGLAVFLFVTAAWIVSLCLHEYAHARTALHSGDITIGAKGYLTLNPLKYTHALLSIVLPVLFVIMGGIGLPGGAVFIERGRIRGRWRHSLISAAGPLTNVLFAVVCTAPFWLDALDGVPDTFRYALGFLALLQVTAAILNFLPVPGLDGYGVIEPWLSHRIRRQVEPFAPFGLIAVFVVLWIPEVNRAFFDAVDAVLRALGVTEWDTYWGHELYRFWEGSQEIPGVSGS; encoded by the coding sequence ATGACCACCGCCCCCATCCGCCGCACCGACCGGCGGATCAGCCCCGTCTTCCTGGGGATCGCCGCCGTCACGGCGGTCTCCGGCTGGGCCGCCTGGACCGGTTTCGCCGACAATCCCGGGCTCGCCGTCTTCCTCTTCGTGACGGCCGCGTGGATCGTCTCGCTCTGCCTGCACGAGTACGCGCACGCGCGCACCGCCCTGCACAGCGGTGACATCACCATCGGCGCGAAGGGCTATCTGACCCTCAATCCGCTGAAGTACACGCACGCCCTGCTCAGCATCGTGCTGCCCGTGCTGTTCGTGATCATGGGCGGTATCGGCCTGCCCGGAGGCGCCGTCTTCATCGAGCGGGGCCGCATCCGGGGCCGCTGGCGGCACAGCCTCATCTCGGCGGCGGGTCCGCTGACGAACGTGCTGTTCGCCGTCGTCTGCACGGCGCCGTTCTGGCTGGACGCCCTGGACGGCGTCCCGGACACGTTCCGGTACGCGCTCGGGTTCCTCGCCCTGCTCCAGGTGACCGCCGCGATCCTGAACTTCCTGCCCGTCCCGGGCCTTGACGGGTACGGCGTCATCGAACCGTGGCTGTCCCACAGGATCCGCCGCCAGGTGGAGCCGTTCGCCCCGTTCGGGCTGATCGCGGTCTTCGTCGTCCTGTGGATCCCGGAGGTCAACCGCGCCTTCTTCGACGCGGTCGACGCGGTCCTGCGCGCCCTGGGCGTCACCGAGTGGGACACCTACTGGGGGCACGAGCTGTACCGCTTCTGGGAAGGGTCCCAGGAGATCCCGGGGGTCTCCGGGAGCTGA
- a CDS encoding sialidase family protein gives MTVETSVPFRAGREGYASFRIPAVVTSAAGTVLAFCEGRVGSQADFGNIDIVLKRSADGGRTWGPLQTVAENGADLAGNPAPVVLDTGRVLLVQVRNAAAATEDAIRRGQVSAAAGRRVWVQHSDDDGLTWSAPREITGQVKRANWRWYATTPGHAVQLSTGRVLVPANHSLPPSGSDNGTEGKYNGGHCLLSDDAGATWRIGYIDDNTNGYINVNETTAAELPDGRVYLNTRNDSPAPGTRGDAHSHDGGRTLAKPFRPQAGLTGPVVEGSVLQLRDPDVLLFSGPADPGFRALMTVRRSTDGGTTWQVAHTVDGLPAAYSDLTRLDAATVGLLYETGDFSAYETITFRRVPVAELA, from the coding sequence ATGACCGTTGAGACATCTGTTCCCTTCCGCGCGGGCCGCGAGGGATACGCGAGCTTCCGCATCCCCGCCGTCGTCACCAGCGCCGCCGGTACCGTCCTCGCCTTCTGCGAGGGCCGCGTCGGCTCCCAGGCGGACTTCGGCAACATCGACATCGTCCTCAAGCGCTCCGCCGACGGCGGCCGCACCTGGGGCCCGCTCCAGACCGTCGCCGAGAACGGCGCCGACCTCGCGGGCAACCCGGCCCCTGTCGTCCTCGACACCGGACGCGTCCTCCTCGTCCAGGTCAGGAACGCCGCGGCGGCCACCGAGGACGCCATCCGCCGCGGCCAGGTCTCCGCCGCCGCCGGACGCCGCGTCTGGGTGCAGCACAGCGACGACGACGGCCTCACCTGGAGCGCGCCGCGTGAGATCACCGGCCAGGTCAAGAGAGCGAACTGGCGGTGGTACGCGACGACACCCGGGCACGCCGTGCAGCTCAGCACCGGCCGGGTGCTGGTCCCCGCCAACCACTCCCTGCCGCCCTCCGGCTCGGACAACGGCACCGAGGGCAAGTACAACGGCGGACACTGCCTGCTCAGCGACGACGCCGGCGCGACCTGGCGCATCGGCTACATCGACGACAACACCAACGGCTACATCAACGTGAACGAGACCACCGCGGCCGAACTCCCCGACGGCCGCGTCTACCTCAACACCCGCAACGACTCCCCGGCCCCCGGCACCCGCGGCGACGCCCACTCCCACGACGGCGGCCGCACCCTGGCCAAACCGTTCCGCCCCCAGGCAGGCCTCACGGGACCCGTCGTCGAGGGCAGCGTCCTCCAGCTCCGCGACCCCGACGTGCTCCTCTTCTCCGGCCCCGCCGACCCGGGCTTCCGCGCGCTCATGACGGTGCGCCGCTCCACCGACGGCGGCACGACCTGGCAGGTCGCCCATACGGTCGACGGCCTCCCCGCGGCCTACTCCGACCTCACCCGCCTCGACGCCGCGACCGTCGGACTGCTCTACGAGACCGGGGACTTCAGCGCCTACGAGACGATCACGTTCCGCCGCGTACCGGTCGCGGAGCTGGCGTGA
- a CDS encoding heme oxygenase (biliverdin-producing) — MPHSPLTPFSTVIRTASHEEHTEAETSSFMSDLLGGRLGVDAYTRYTEQLWFVYRALEDGARSLHEDPVAGPFIRPELARVGELERDLAHLRGTDWRAGLTPLPATEAYAARVEECARTWPGGYVAHHYTRYLGDLSGGQIIRGKAERTWGFARKGDGVRFYVFEGIANPAAFKRGYRELLDGIDTVVTDDLEKKRIVDECKRAFALNTAVFRELGDEFPLSA; from the coding sequence ATGCCGCACTCGCCGCTCACACCTTTCTCGACGGTCATCCGCACCGCGTCCCACGAGGAGCACACCGAGGCGGAGACGTCGTCCTTCATGAGCGACCTCCTCGGCGGCAGGCTCGGCGTCGACGCGTACACGCGGTACACGGAGCAGCTGTGGTTCGTGTACCGCGCCCTGGAGGACGGCGCCCGGTCGCTGCACGAGGACCCCGTCGCCGGGCCGTTCATACGGCCCGAGCTGGCCCGCGTCGGTGAACTGGAGCGCGACCTCGCGCATCTGCGGGGCACGGACTGGCGCGCGGGCCTCACCCCCCTGCCCGCCACGGAGGCGTACGCGGCCCGCGTCGAGGAATGCGCCCGCACCTGGCCCGGCGGATACGTCGCCCATCACTACACGCGCTACCTGGGCGACCTCTCCGGCGGCCAGATCATCCGCGGCAAGGCCGAGCGCACGTGGGGCTTCGCCCGCAAGGGCGACGGCGTGCGGTTCTACGTCTTCGAGGGCATCGCCAACCCCGCCGCGTTCAAGCGGGGTTACCGCGAGCTGCTCGACGGGATCGACACGGTGGTCACGGACGACCTGGAGAAGAAGCGGATCGTCGACGAGTGCAAGCGTGCTTTCGCTCTGAATACGGCGGTGTTCCGGGAGCTCGGGGACGAGTTTCCGCTGAGCGCCTGA
- a CDS encoding ATP-binding protein, whose protein sequence is MRYRVLGTTRATRPDGTPVPVGGARLRALLTALALRPGALVPAQTLVDDVWTGDDSPADATGALQALVARLRRALGADAVASADGGYRLHAHPDDIDVFRFDRLVADGTRALADGDAAKAATALDDALALWTGDPLADLPERTADAARWQARHLDARRARMTAALALGDAGRVLPELAELCDTYPLDEPMQVLRLRALRDTGRAAEALSAYEDVRRTIADRLGADPGPELRALNEELLSEPPASRVPAPFTARDRAPGNLRARLTSFVGREADIDALRGDLGGARLVTLLGPGGAGKTRLSQEAAEAVAGDHPDGVWLAELAPVEDPADVPAAVLTALGARETVLRGAGAEEMRAMTERQGKDPVARLVEHCDTRRMLIVLDNCEHVVEAAARLADELLARCPGVTVLATSREPLGVPGELLRPVEPLPEPVALRLFAERGAAARPGFTVEADPAAAAEICRRLDGLPLAIELAAARLRMLGPRQIADRLDDRFRLLTSGARTVLPRQQTLRAVVDWSWDLLDEAERTVLRRLSVFAGGCDLTAAEEVCAAPGSTPDVANLLGSLVDKSLVVAAPAPLADGGMRYRLLETVAEYAGERLDESGDRAAAERAHLVHYREVARTTDPELRGRGQLAAVERLEAEYENLRTALRHAVAARDEQEALCLVLSLSWFWQIRGLRLETRNWSRDVAALGPDPFAPPVEPAPALYESCTEAPPPMRPEVLAEARREVHLLLVSCMEMDLVDWQSPEAASKLEGVRRAYRPGLPQTCRTPGNLWFFAVLLGGGMEALRVTLDETVSACRAFGYEWELAAALQTRANILANRSDWAGDALRDADEALRAFRRIGDVWGVAEALAARGESRERRGEFAAAAEDYEAAVEYATRLDAQNQVALLKARLGSILTDSPERRDLFERGEALLREVLDNPGRHRTGDAVPAARLFLALALGRSRRLDEARDQLRLLRLEFSGIGYAVFDSSVLGITAWLDALDGRHAESLTGACEAFAKALDPLSRIVAPHMVAVHLAIVAMALASDDDGGRAHDAARLLAVADGELPSGHFANTMEREIREGAEERCRAALGDGPYEAAYAKGGGLSLEEAAALCAAWAQTPR, encoded by the coding sequence GTGCGATACCGCGTGCTGGGGACGACCAGAGCCACCCGCCCCGACGGAACCCCCGTTCCCGTCGGCGGCGCCCGCCTCCGCGCCCTCCTCACCGCCCTCGCCCTCCGCCCCGGCGCTCTCGTCCCCGCCCAGACCCTCGTCGACGACGTATGGACGGGCGACGATTCCCCCGCGGACGCGACCGGCGCGCTGCAGGCGCTCGTGGCCCGGCTCCGCAGAGCGCTCGGCGCGGACGCCGTCGCCTCGGCGGACGGCGGCTACCGCCTCCACGCCCACCCCGACGACATCGACGTCTTCCGCTTCGACCGCCTCGTCGCCGACGGCACCCGCGCCCTCGCGGACGGCGACGCGGCGAAGGCCGCCACCGCCCTGGACGACGCGCTCGCCCTGTGGACCGGCGACCCCCTCGCCGACCTCCCCGAACGCACCGCGGACGCCGCCCGCTGGCAGGCCCGCCACCTCGACGCCCGCCGCGCCAGGATGACCGCGGCCCTCGCCCTGGGGGACGCCGGGCGGGTCCTGCCCGAGCTCGCCGAGCTCTGCGACACCTACCCCCTGGACGAACCGATGCAGGTCCTGCGGCTGCGCGCCCTCCGCGACACGGGCCGCGCGGCGGAGGCGCTCTCGGCGTACGAAGACGTGCGGCGCACCATCGCGGACCGGCTCGGCGCGGATCCGGGGCCCGAACTCCGCGCCCTGAACGAGGAGTTGCTGAGCGAGCCACCCGCCTCCCGGGTCCCCGCCCCCTTCACCGCCCGCGACCGCGCCCCCGGAAACCTCCGGGCCCGCCTCACCTCCTTCGTCGGGCGCGAGGCCGACATCGACGCGCTCCGCGGCGACCTCGGCGGCGCGCGGCTCGTGACGCTCCTCGGCCCCGGCGGCGCCGGAAAGACACGGCTGTCGCAGGAGGCGGCCGAGGCCGTCGCGGGAGACCACCCCGACGGCGTGTGGCTGGCCGAGCTCGCCCCGGTCGAGGACCCCGCGGACGTCCCCGCCGCCGTCCTCACCGCCCTCGGCGCCCGCGAGACCGTGCTGCGCGGTGCCGGCGCCGAGGAGATGCGGGCCATGACGGAGCGGCAGGGCAAGGATCCCGTCGCCCGGCTCGTCGAGCACTGCGACACGCGCCGCATGCTGATCGTCCTCGACAACTGCGAGCACGTCGTCGAGGCCGCCGCCCGCCTCGCCGACGAACTCCTCGCCCGCTGCCCCGGGGTGACGGTGCTCGCCACGAGCCGTGAACCCCTCGGCGTACCGGGCGAGTTGCTGCGGCCCGTCGAGCCGTTGCCCGAACCCGTCGCGCTGCGCCTGTTCGCCGAGCGCGGCGCCGCCGCCCGTCCTGGCTTCACCGTCGAGGCGGACCCGGCGGCCGCAGCCGAGATCTGCCGCCGCCTCGACGGCCTGCCGCTCGCCATCGAACTGGCCGCGGCCCGCCTTCGGATGCTCGGCCCACGCCAGATCGCCGACCGCCTCGACGACCGTTTCCGGCTGCTCACCAGCGGCGCCCGCACGGTCCTGCCCCGTCAGCAGACCCTGCGGGCCGTCGTCGACTGGTCCTGGGACCTCCTCGACGAGGCCGAACGTACGGTCCTGCGGCGCCTCTCGGTCTTCGCGGGCGGCTGCGACCTGACCGCGGCGGAGGAGGTGTGCGCGGCCCCCGGAAGCACGCCCGATGTCGCGAACCTGCTCGGTTCCCTCGTCGACAAGTCCCTCGTCGTCGCCGCCCCCGCACCGCTCGCCGACGGCGGCATGCGCTACCGGCTCCTCGAAACCGTCGCGGAGTACGCGGGGGAGCGGCTCGACGAGTCGGGGGACCGGGCCGCCGCCGAGCGGGCGCACCTCGTGCACTACCGCGAGGTCGCCCGGACCACCGACCCCGAGCTCCGGGGCCGCGGGCAGCTCGCCGCCGTGGAGCGTCTGGAGGCCGAGTACGAGAACCTGCGCACCGCCCTGCGCCACGCGGTCGCCGCACGGGACGAACAGGAGGCGCTCTGCCTCGTCCTGTCCCTGTCCTGGTTCTGGCAGATCCGCGGCCTGCGCCTGGAGACCCGCAACTGGTCCCGCGACGTCGCCGCCCTCGGCCCCGACCCGTTCGCCCCGCCCGTGGAGCCCGCCCCGGCGCTGTACGAGTCGTGCACGGAGGCGCCCCCGCCGATGCGCCCCGAGGTCCTCGCGGAGGCCCGCCGCGAGGTGCATCTGCTCCTCGTCTCCTGCATGGAGATGGACCTGGTGGACTGGCAGTCGCCGGAGGCGGCGTCGAAGCTGGAGGGCGTCCGGCGCGCGTACCGTCCCGGCCTCCCGCAGACCTGCCGGACACCCGGCAACCTGTGGTTCTTCGCCGTGCTGCTCGGCGGTGGCATGGAGGCGCTGCGGGTCACCCTCGACGAGACGGTCTCCGCCTGCCGTGCGTTCGGGTACGAGTGGGAGCTCGCCGCCGCCCTCCAGACGCGGGCCAACATCCTCGCCAACCGCAGCGACTGGGCGGGCGACGCACTGCGTGACGCGGACGAGGCGCTGCGGGCGTTCCGGCGGATCGGCGACGTGTGGGGCGTCGCCGAGGCGCTCGCCGCGCGGGGCGAGTCCCGGGAGCGGCGCGGCGAGTTCGCGGCGGCCGCGGAGGACTACGAAGCCGCCGTCGAGTACGCCACGCGGCTCGACGCGCAGAATCAGGTGGCGCTGCTCAAGGCCCGGCTCGGCTCGATCCTCACCGACTCGCCGGAGCGGCGGGACCTCTTCGAGCGGGGCGAGGCGCTGCTGCGGGAGGTCCTCGACAACCCGGGCCGGCACCGCACGGGCGACGCCGTCCCCGCCGCCCGGCTCTTCCTCGCCCTCGCGCTCGGCCGCAGCCGCCGTCTCGACGAGGCGCGCGATCAACTGCGGCTTCTCCGCCTTGAGTTCAGCGGCATCGGATACGCGGTCTTCGACAGTTCCGTGCTCGGCATCACGGCGTGGCTGGACGCGTTGGACGGGCGGCACGCCGAGAGTCTGACGGGGGCGTGCGAGGCCTTCGCGAAGGCCCTCGACCCGCTGTCGCGGATCGTCGCCCCGCACATGGTGGCCGTCCATCTGGCGATCGTCGCGATGGCGCTGGCGTCGGACGACGACGGCGGTCGCGCGCACGACGCCGCGCGGCTCCTGGCCGTCGCCGACGGCGAACTGCCGTCCGGGCACTTCGCGAACACGATGGAGCGGGAGATCCGCGAGGGCGCGGAGGAGCGGTGCAGGGCCGCGCTCGGGGACGGCCCGTACGAGGCGGCGTACGCCAAGGGCGGCGGCCTCTCCCTCGAAGAGGCCGCCGCCCTGTGCGCCGCATGGGCGCAAACGCCCCGGTGA
- a CDS encoding DUF6578 domain-containing protein, with protein sequence MTVWNVMYQDWQLECCGDPFSVGDEVTWQLLVDTTVPEREWAAELTEIEGPVESAGGGPVVCSGGVTVPWTGSGDWPPRLRLKGLLTVERHGGEWPRTKGVVRGIHVVGQAYSEENLVPGKRTLRPVDSCPKRFEHVGRAAAGAKLRREETGVLMELEVE encoded by the coding sequence ATGACCGTATGGAACGTGATGTACCAGGACTGGCAGCTGGAGTGCTGCGGTGACCCCTTCTCGGTGGGCGACGAGGTGACGTGGCAACTGCTCGTCGACACGACAGTGCCCGAACGCGAGTGGGCGGCGGAACTCACCGAGATCGAGGGCCCGGTGGAGTCGGCGGGCGGCGGCCCGGTGGTGTGCTCGGGCGGAGTCACGGTGCCGTGGACGGGCTCCGGCGACTGGCCCCCACGACTGCGCCTGAAGGGCCTGTTGACGGTGGAACGGCACGGCGGCGAGTGGCCGCGCACGAAGGGCGTGGTCCGCGGCATCCACGTGGTCGGCCAGGCCTACTCGGAGGAGAACCTGGTCCCGGGAAAGCGGACCCTCCGCCCGGTGGACAGCTGCCCGAAGCGGTTCGAGCACGTGGGGCGGGCGGCGGCGGGAGCGAAGCTGCGGAGGGAGGAGACGGGGGTGCTGATGGAGCTGGAGGTGGAATAA
- the npdG gene encoding NADPH-dependent F420 reductase → MTSTDSVQKAPAKDPWELPDVSGLVVGVLGGTGDQGRGLAYRLARAGQKVIIGSRAAERARAAADELGHGVEGADNAECARRSDIVIVAVPWDGHAKTLEGLREELSGKLVVDCVNPLGFDKKGAYALKPEEGSAAEQAAALLPDARVTAAFHHLSAVLLQDPEIDEIDTDVMVLGESRADTDTIQALAARIPGMRGVFAGRLRNAHQVESLVANLISVNRRYKAHAGLRVTDV, encoded by the coding sequence ATGACCTCTACCGACAGTGTGCAGAAGGCCCCCGCCAAGGATCCCTGGGAGCTGCCCGACGTCTCCGGGCTCGTCGTCGGCGTGCTCGGCGGCACCGGCGACCAGGGGCGGGGGCTCGCCTACCGCCTCGCCCGCGCGGGCCAGAAAGTGATCATCGGCTCCCGCGCCGCCGAACGCGCGCGGGCCGCCGCGGACGAGCTCGGCCACGGCGTCGAGGGCGCCGACAACGCGGAGTGCGCGCGGCGCAGCGACATCGTGATCGTCGCCGTGCCGTGGGACGGCCACGCCAAGACCCTCGAAGGACTCCGCGAGGAGCTGAGCGGCAAGCTCGTCGTCGACTGCGTGAACCCGCTCGGCTTCGACAAGAAGGGTGCCTACGCCCTCAAGCCCGAGGAGGGCAGCGCCGCCGAGCAGGCCGCCGCGCTCCTCCCCGACGCGCGCGTCACCGCCGCCTTCCACCACCTGTCGGCCGTGCTGCTCCAGGACCCGGAGATCGACGAGATCGACACGGACGTCATGGTCCTCGGCGAGAGCCGCGCGGACACCGACACGATCCAGGCGCTCGCCGCCCGCATCCCCGGCATGCGCGGCGTCTTCGCGGGCCGCCTCCGCAACGCCCACCAGGTCGAGTCGCTGGTCGCCAACCTGATCTCCGTGAACCGCCGCTACAAGGCGCACGCGGGCCTGCGCGTCACGGACGTATAG